The following are encoded together in the Streptomyces tsukubensis genome:
- a CDS encoding DUF6230 family protein has protein sequence MAISGGVVETPDTPTPASSGPPSSEPGGRVRYRRAAMMGLPAFVAGAVLVVLTAQGAIAAQFAISGMPFVITADSLKGTGFGQFGAMDNMPEGSPNAGDTGGQVLTIVTAIRKAQLTNLCQSVEIGGTHLHLTAGGKGTPVQAEGLTTDSTDISGKLAAFDNIEIGGDASTFDKPPVKGPLGVFGQQADTVEIQNVRQENWATTAVKFKLPDLHMNFSSKGC, from the coding sequence ATGGCTATTTCCGGGGGCGTCGTAGAGACCCCAGATACACCCACACCGGCTTCGTCCGGTCCTCCTTCATCCGAACCCGGTGGCCGGGTCAGGTACCGCAGAGCGGCCATGATGGGGCTGCCGGCCTTCGTGGCGGGCGCCGTCCTCGTGGTACTCACCGCACAGGGTGCCATCGCCGCGCAGTTCGCCATTTCCGGGATGCCGTTCGTCATCACCGCCGATTCCCTCAAGGGGACGGGGTTCGGCCAGTTCGGCGCGATGGACAACATGCCGGAGGGCAGCCCCAACGCGGGTGACACCGGCGGCCAGGTGCTGACGATCGTCACCGCGATCCGCAAGGCCCAGCTCACCAACCTCTGCCAGAGCGTGGAGATCGGCGGCACCCACCTCCACCTCACGGCGGGCGGCAAGGGCACGCCCGTGCAGGCGGAAGGGCTCACCACCGACTCGACCGACATCTCGGGCAAGCTGGCCGCCTTCGACAACATCGAGATCGGCGGGGACGCGAGCACCTTCGACAAGCCCCCGGTCAAGGGCCCGCTCGGGGTCTTCGGCCAGCAGGCGGACACGGTGGAGATCCAGAACGTGCGTCAGGAGAACTGGGCGACCACCGCTGTCAAGTTCAAACTCCCCGACCTGCACATGAACTTCAGCTCGAAGGGCTGCTGA
- a CDS encoding maleylpyruvate isomerase N-terminal domain-containing protein: MPRSIATPPPVTADDLRQALRRAVTTLREVPETSWDGRAGSLEWDRWETVEHLSDDLFAYAVQLGPAEPPLAGEVPFVWQSLRPGGPANAVHADRAAGPAGLLQVLEASGALLAAMVSTVPAEVRAYHSFGISDPEGFAAMGIVEILVHTHDLAGGIGVTWAPPAGLCSRVLARLFPDAPSDTAPWPTLLWATGRAELPGYPRLTKWRWDGTPRR, encoded by the coding sequence ATGCCACGATCGATCGCCACCCCACCGCCCGTCACCGCTGACGACCTCAGGCAGGCGTTGCGACGCGCCGTCACGACTCTGCGGGAGGTGCCGGAGACTTCCTGGGACGGTAGAGCCGGCTCCCTGGAGTGGGACCGCTGGGAGACCGTCGAGCACCTGAGCGACGACCTCTTCGCCTACGCGGTGCAACTCGGCCCCGCGGAGCCGCCGTTGGCGGGCGAGGTGCCCTTCGTATGGCAGAGCCTGCGGCCGGGCGGCCCCGCGAACGCCGTACACGCGGACCGGGCGGCAGGACCGGCGGGGCTGCTTCAGGTGCTGGAGGCGAGTGGCGCGCTGCTTGCCGCCATGGTGAGTACGGTGCCCGCGGAGGTCCGCGCCTACCACTCCTTCGGCATCTCGGACCCCGAAGGGTTCGCGGCGATGGGGATCGTGGAGATCCTGGTGCACACCCACGACCTGGCCGGGGGGATCGGGGTCACCTGGGCCCCGCCCGCCGGACTGTGCTCGCGCGTGCTCGCCCGGCTCTTCCCCGACGCCCCCTCGGACACGGCCCCGTGGCCCACTCTTCTGTGGGCGACCGGACGCGCCGAACTGCCGGGGTACCCCCGCCTCACCAAGTGGCGCTGGGACGGCACACCACGCAGGTGA
- a CDS encoding Tat pathway signal sequence domain protein, protein MGKRTVIAAFGIAAAALLTASPANAAAGNVLTYGSAGGSAVGSGDVLTASLAPGASATIRTTAGGTTGITCGASAFTATVTGNPAAPGTATESLTAHTFGSCTTNILGTTGVQSFTVGNLPYTTTATSAGVLTVNGPLTTTVKLNTALGPTTCVYTKASLTGATSNTGNTITFTNQAFTKSSGPASCPGTGYFSATYGPVKDTSKSGSPSVFVN, encoded by the coding sequence ATGGGCAAGCGCACCGTAATAGCTGCTTTCGGCATCGCGGCAGCAGCTCTCCTGACGGCTTCTCCGGCCAACGCGGCGGCCGGGAACGTCCTCACCTACGGCAGTGCGGGAGGCTCCGCCGTCGGCAGTGGGGACGTGCTCACCGCCTCGCTCGCCCCGGGCGCCTCGGCCACCATCCGAACGACGGCGGGCGGCACCACGGGCATCACGTGCGGCGCCTCCGCCTTCACGGCGACGGTCACCGGAAACCCGGCCGCCCCCGGCACCGCGACCGAGTCGCTGACCGCGCACACCTTCGGTTCCTGCACCACCAACATCCTCGGCACGACCGGCGTACAGAGCTTTACGGTCGGCAACCTCCCGTACACCACGACCGCCACCTCCGCCGGCGTCCTCACGGTCAACGGCCCCCTCACCACCACGGTCAAGCTCAATACCGCGCTGGGCCCGACGACCTGTGTCTACACCAAGGCCAGCCTGACAGGAGCGACCTCCAACACGGGCAACACGATCACCTTCACCAACCAGGCCTTCACCAAGTCGAGCGGCCCGGCGAGCTGCCCGGGGACGGGGTACTTCTCCGCCACCTACGGCCCGGTCAAGGACACCAGCAAGTCCGGATCGCCCTCGGTCTTCGTGAACTGA
- a CDS encoding helix-turn-helix transcriptional regulator, with the protein MAEEEFGKAVRRWRDRVAPEAAGLPAGGQRRAAGLRREELGLLAGISADYVTRLEQGRASHPSAQVVEALARALRLSRTERAHLFRLAGLAEPGPETVPTQITPSVRRMLDRLTGTPVAVYDATWTLLLANPAYTALMGDPAGWGDNHRNGVWRTFLGPGSRVRHTQRSRRDLEAAQVSDLRATAARYPSDPRLRQLIAELRAGSERFAELWESGSIGRHVAARKTIDHPRVGPVTLDCDILTVAGGDLRVMVYTAEPGTEDADRLSLVTALSTPSLVG; encoded by the coding sequence ATGGCGGAGGAGGAGTTCGGCAAGGCGGTACGGCGGTGGCGCGACCGGGTGGCGCCCGAGGCTGCCGGGCTGCCCGCGGGCGGACAGCGGCGGGCCGCCGGACTCCGACGCGAGGAGTTGGGACTGCTCGCCGGGATCTCGGCCGACTACGTCACCCGTCTCGAACAGGGACGCGCCTCCCATCCGTCGGCCCAGGTCGTCGAGGCCCTCGCGAGGGCGCTGCGGCTCTCCCGCACGGAGCGGGCCCACCTGTTCCGACTCGCGGGACTGGCCGAGCCAGGACCGGAGACCGTACCGACGCAGATCACACCCAGCGTCCGGCGGATGCTGGACCGGCTGACCGGGACTCCCGTCGCCGTGTACGACGCGACCTGGACGCTCCTGCTGGCCAACCCCGCGTACACGGCCCTGATGGGTGATCCCGCCGGGTGGGGCGACAACCACCGCAACGGGGTGTGGCGCACCTTCCTCGGCCCCGGCAGCCGGGTGCGGCACACGCAGCGGTCCCGGCGCGACCTGGAGGCGGCGCAGGTCTCCGATCTCCGGGCCACGGCCGCCCGCTACCCGTCCGACCCGCGGTTGCGGCAGCTGATCGCCGAACTGCGCGCGGGCAGCGAGCGGTTCGCGGAGCTGTGGGAATCCGGTTCCATCGGCCGGCACGTGGCCGCGCGCAAGACCATCGACCACCCGCGTGTGGGCCCGGTGACGCTGGACTGCGACATCCTCACCGTGGCCGGCGGTGACCTGCGCGTCATGGTCTACACAGCCGAGCCGGGCACGGAGGACGCCGACCGCCTGTCTCTGGTGACCGCCCTCAGCACTCCGTCACTGGTCGGATAG
- a CDS encoding PPOX class F420-dependent oxidoreductase produces the protein MSLTSEERAYIRSQSLARLATIGPNGPQVRPVGFVLNDDDTLDIGGPKLRESQKYRNARAHAEVALVIDDMAPADDPIAAGWGRGVEIRGRAELLTLDAPPMAPDFFSNDVIRVHPSRVISWHIAPEGQARDIV, from the coding sequence ATGTCGCTCACCTCGGAAGAACGCGCGTACATCCGCAGCCAGTCCCTCGCGCGGCTGGCCACCATCGGCCCGAACGGCCCGCAGGTCAGGCCTGTGGGGTTCGTCCTCAACGACGACGACACCCTGGACATCGGCGGCCCCAAGCTCCGTGAGAGCCAGAAGTACCGCAACGCTCGGGCCCACGCCGAAGTCGCCCTCGTCATCGACGACATGGCGCCTGCCGACGATCCGATCGCGGCGGGCTGGGGCCGTGGTGTCGAGATCCGGGGCCGGGCGGAGCTGCTGACGTTGGACGCGCCGCCGATGGCCCCGGACTTCTTCAGCAACGACGTCATCCGCGTCCATCCCTCACGCGTGATCAGCTGGCACATCGCCCCTGAGGGCCAGGCCCGAGACATCGTGTGA
- a CDS encoding SDR family NAD(P)-dependent oxidoreductase produces MSKLALVTGASSGIGDAFARRLASDGYDLVVVGRRLDRLEALAAALPEVKVEPLEADLSTDEGVDRVAEVCAAEPLTMLVNNAGVAHYMPFTELPADKARELLHVKVVAPTMLARAAAPGMLSRGTGTVINVAGMIAFSGPAPHSQMPRRAVYAGTLAHLVALTQTLRAEFEGTGIATQVVCPGVVATEFHERQGLDMSAVPRMTADDVVTASLRGLELGEVVCAPGVEDADLLEAVSRADLAAFGAQSPALATRYQPG; encoded by the coding sequence ATGAGCAAGCTCGCACTCGTCACCGGAGCGTCCTCCGGGATCGGCGACGCCTTCGCCAGGCGTCTGGCCTCCGACGGCTACGACCTGGTCGTCGTGGGCAGGCGCCTGGACCGCCTCGAAGCACTCGCGGCGGCGTTGCCCGAGGTCAAGGTTGAGCCCCTGGAGGCGGACCTGTCCACGGACGAAGGCGTGGACAGGGTGGCCGAGGTGTGCGCGGCGGAGCCGCTGACCATGCTGGTCAACAACGCCGGGGTGGCGCACTACATGCCGTTCACGGAACTCCCCGCCGACAAGGCGCGCGAGTTGCTGCATGTCAAGGTCGTCGCCCCGACGATGCTGGCGCGCGCCGCGGCGCCCGGGATGCTGTCGCGCGGTACGGGGACGGTCATCAATGTGGCGGGGATGATCGCGTTCAGCGGCCCCGCCCCGCACTCCCAGATGCCCCGCAGGGCCGTCTACGCGGGAACCCTGGCCCACCTCGTCGCACTGACCCAGACCCTGCGTGCCGAGTTCGAGGGGACGGGCATCGCCACGCAGGTCGTGTGCCCCGGTGTGGTGGCCACCGAGTTCCACGAGCGTCAGGGCCTCGACATGAGCGCCGTACCCCGGATGACCGCCGACGACGTGGTCACCGCCAGCCTGCGCGGCCTGGAGCTGGGCGAGGTCGTCTGCGCGCCCGGCGTCGAGGACGCGGACCTCTTGGAGGCGGTGTCACGCGCCGATCTCGCCGCGTTCGGAGCCCAGAGCCCCGCACTCGCCACGCGCTACCAGCCGGGCTGA
- a CDS encoding RNA polymerase sigma factor SigF, producing MEELPWIEDTGKVAPKDARQLSKLFLDRLKVLEEGTHEYQYARNTLIEMNQTLVRFAANRFRNRGSGDMEDILQVGTIGLIKAIDRFDLSREVEFTSFAIPYIVGEIKRFFRDTTWAVHVPRRLQELRADLVHAQERLSTALDRKPTVAELAEDLCLSEDEIIEGLVAANGYTAGSLDLPMDGTGETDGSGQTLADVRGECDPEIELIENFHALGPLLEQLDERERRILDMRFVREMTQAQIGGELGVSQMHVSRLLNRTLTALRTAMLTES from the coding sequence GTGGAGGAGCTGCCCTGGATCGAGGACACGGGCAAGGTGGCGCCGAAGGACGCCCGCCAGTTGTCGAAGCTCTTCCTGGACCGGCTGAAGGTCCTCGAAGAGGGGACACATGAGTACCAGTACGCGCGCAACACGCTGATCGAGATGAATCAGACGCTGGTACGGTTCGCGGCGAATCGTTTCCGCAATCGCGGCAGCGGTGACATGGAGGACATTCTCCAGGTCGGGACCATCGGGCTGATCAAGGCCATCGACCGTTTCGATCTCAGCCGTGAGGTGGAGTTCACCTCGTTCGCCATCCCCTACATCGTCGGGGAGATCAAGCGGTTCTTCCGCGACACCACCTGGGCCGTGCACGTCCCGCGCCGTCTCCAGGAGCTGCGCGCCGACCTCGTCCATGCCCAGGAGCGGCTCTCCACCGCCCTGGACCGCAAGCCCACGGTGGCCGAACTCGCCGAGGACCTGTGTCTGAGCGAGGACGAGATCATCGAGGGTCTCGTCGCGGCCAACGGATACACCGCGGGCTCACTGGACCTGCCCATGGACGGCACCGGTGAGACCGACGGCTCCGGACAGACACTCGCCGACGTGCGCGGCGAGTGCGACCCCGAGATCGAGCTGATCGAGAACTTCCACGCGCTGGGCCCGCTGCTCGAACAGCTCGACGAGCGGGAGCGGCGGATCCTCGACATGCGCTTCGTGCGGGAGATGACCCAGGCGCAGATAGGCGGCGAACTCGGCGTTTCCCAGATGCACGTCTCCCGGCTGCTGAACCGCACCCTGACCGCCCTCAGGACGGCCATGCTCACCGAGAGCTGA
- a CDS encoding DUF6114 domain-containing protein, translating to MAVGGAAQAPAPVPSRRTPARTGAFRRWRRRRPFWGGLLVLLGGGEILFSQQAKISIVLKAGAESLAGYVLPMVMVVCGLLILFNPMHRLFYSIIGVLCSLATWITSNLGGFVIGMLLGVIGCSLSFGWLPNQEPRRWRRRRPAPEEPPRDTGTDRSADEVV from the coding sequence GTGGCCGTCGGGGGGGCCGCTCAGGCCCCCGCGCCGGTCCCCTCCCGCCGGACCCCGGCCCGGACGGGCGCTTTTCGGCGCTGGCGCAGGCGCAGGCCGTTCTGGGGCGGGCTGCTGGTCCTCCTCGGCGGCGGCGAGATCCTCTTCAGCCAGCAGGCCAAGATCTCCATCGTGCTCAAGGCGGGCGCGGAATCGCTGGCCGGATACGTCCTGCCGATGGTGATGGTGGTCTGCGGACTGCTCATCCTCTTCAACCCGATGCACCGGCTGTTCTACTCGATCATCGGCGTCCTGTGCTCGCTCGCCACCTGGATCACCTCCAACCTGGGCGGGTTCGTCATCGGCATGCTGCTCGGCGTGATCGGCTGTTCGCTCTCCTTCGGCTGGCTGCCGAACCAGGAGCCGCGCAGGTGGCGCAGGCGCAGGCCGGCCCCGGAGGAACCACCTCGGGACACGGGGACCGACAGGAGCGCGGACGAGGTGGTGTGA
- a CDS encoding TetR/AcrR family transcriptional regulator — protein sequence MTGSEFQRARSAHAKQAREEAILDAARALGGEGPVRGVTLTDIASAVGMHKSALLRYFETREQIFLKLTAEGWRECGADLRAHLERCDEATPATVAEIFARSLAARPLFCDLLAQAPLNLERNVSIDSVRDFKLVTLHEIELIGHELRRLLGLSERQILDTFATATSMAGALWQMATPGPRVRELYATDPRLGHAIVEVEPRLYRVLDALLTGFTTGGPGRTT from the coding sequence ATGACCGGGTCAGAGTTCCAGCGCGCGCGCAGCGCCCATGCCAAGCAGGCGCGCGAGGAGGCGATCCTGGACGCGGCCCGCGCTCTCGGCGGCGAGGGCCCCGTCCGGGGGGTCACCCTCACCGACATCGCCTCGGCTGTCGGCATGCACAAGTCGGCGCTGCTGCGCTATTTCGAGACCAGGGAGCAGATCTTCCTCAAGCTCACCGCGGAGGGGTGGCGGGAGTGCGGCGCCGACCTGCGCGCCCATCTCGAACGGTGCGACGAGGCGACCCCGGCGACCGTCGCGGAGATCTTCGCCCGTTCCCTGGCCGCCCGTCCCCTCTTCTGCGACCTGCTGGCACAGGCCCCCCTGAACCTCGAACGGAACGTGTCGATCGACTCGGTGCGCGATTTCAAACTCGTGACCCTCCACGAGATCGAGCTGATCGGCCACGAGCTGCGGCGGCTGCTCGGACTCTCGGAGCGACAGATCCTCGACACGTTCGCCACGGCGACCAGCATGGCCGGGGCGCTGTGGCAGATGGCGACGCCGGGCCCGCGCGTACGGGAGCTCTACGCGACGGATCCCCGGCTCGGCCACGCCATCGTGGAGGTGGAGCCCCGTCTGTACCGCGTCCTCGACGCCCTGCTCACCGGTTTCACCACGGGAGGCCCCGGGCGCACTACGTGA
- a CDS encoding NHL repeat-containing protein, with translation MTEETGTARHGRFDGSGRGPAATSGRWNAERLNLPTPLWGSNGVAFGPDGRLYAAQYLAGQISAVDPATGEVEVVVPMDGPVQSPDDLAFGPDGSMYIADLIPGRVWRRDPRGAYTLVSDQVKVPNGITCVGDRLFVNEMKTNGRLMELFPGGGDPVVLTEGLALGNAMQVGPDGCLYYPHMLTGEVWRIPVDGGEPELVAAGVHEPVSVRFDQGGVLLVLSRGVAGIVTRVDLHGTGSRSIVTSGVAGLDNAAFDSENRMFVSSFASGGVTEMYPDGRTREIVRGGFDGPFGVTIDLGGTVYAADHYRLASPADSPVVTADASRGGERDGGVSTQEMLTFSHGVAADNGLLHITSQYGTVQTYDPRDRSTRVRAEGLDRPTGIAVESDGTLIVAEAGAGRVLAIDGADTLRVLAEGLEHPVDVTIDAEGRCYVSDDRLGAVLRIEDGGAVPVAEGLGSPQGMTVLGETLFTVETEHRRLLAVSPATGETRVEAEDLAVGLPPGITRRSEPALFAHGMPGAPRMFAGLTATPDGSLLLSANGEGTVVRLTPAARTTT, from the coding sequence ATGACGGAGGAGACCGGTACCGCGCGGCACGGCAGGTTCGACGGCAGTGGCCGCGGGCCCGCCGCCACGAGCGGCCGTTGGAACGCCGAACGTCTCAACCTCCCCACACCCTTGTGGGGTTCGAACGGTGTGGCCTTCGGCCCCGACGGGCGGCTGTACGCGGCCCAGTACCTCGCGGGGCAGATCAGTGCCGTAGACCCTGCCACCGGTGAGGTGGAGGTGGTGGTGCCGATGGACGGGCCGGTCCAGTCGCCCGACGACCTCGCCTTCGGCCCCGACGGCTCGATGTACATCGCCGACCTGATACCCGGCAGGGTCTGGCGCCGCGACCCGCGGGGTGCGTACACGCTCGTCTCCGACCAGGTGAAGGTGCCCAACGGCATCACCTGCGTCGGCGACCGTCTCTTCGTCAACGAGATGAAGACGAACGGGCGCCTGATGGAGCTGTTCCCCGGCGGCGGGGACCCGGTGGTGCTGACCGAGGGGCTGGCCCTCGGCAACGCGATGCAGGTCGGTCCTGACGGCTGTCTGTACTACCCGCACATGCTGACGGGCGAGGTATGGCGCATACCCGTCGACGGCGGCGAGCCCGAGCTCGTCGCCGCGGGGGTGCACGAACCGGTCTCGGTCCGTTTCGACCAGGGCGGGGTCCTGCTGGTCCTGTCGCGTGGCGTGGCCGGCATCGTCACCCGGGTCGACCTCCACGGCACGGGCTCCCGGTCGATCGTCACCAGCGGGGTCGCGGGCCTGGACAACGCGGCTTTCGACTCGGAGAACCGGATGTTCGTCTCCAGCTTCGCGAGCGGCGGCGTCACGGAGATGTACCCGGACGGCAGGACCAGGGAGATTGTGCGCGGTGGCTTCGACGGCCCGTTCGGAGTGACCATCGATCTCGGCGGTACGGTCTACGCGGCCGACCACTACCGCCTCGCGAGCCCCGCCGACTCCCCAGTGGTGACAGCGGACGCGAGCCGAGGCGGGGAGCGGGACGGCGGGGTGAGCACCCAGGAGATGCTCACCTTCAGCCACGGCGTCGCAGCCGACAACGGGCTGCTGCACATCACCTCGCAGTACGGCACCGTGCAGACCTACGATCCGCGCGACAGGAGCACCCGGGTACGCGCCGAAGGGCTCGACCGGCCCACGGGTATCGCCGTGGAGTCGGACGGCACACTGATCGTCGCCGAGGCGGGTGCGGGCCGGGTCCTGGCCATCGACGGGGCGGACACCCTCAGGGTCCTCGCGGAAGGGCTCGAACACCCCGTGGACGTCACCATCGACGCCGAGGGGCGTTGTTACGTCAGCGACGACCGGCTGGGAGCGGTGCTGCGGATCGAGGACGGCGGCGCGGTGCCCGTCGCCGAGGGACTGGGCTCCCCGCAGGGGATGACCGTCCTGGGCGAGACACTTTTCACCGTGGAGACCGAGCACCGGAGGCTGCTGGCCGTCTCGCCCGCCACGGGAGAGACCCGGGTGGAGGCCGAGGACCTGGCGGTCGGACTGCCACCGGGCATCACCCGCCGTAGCGAACCGGCCCTTTTCGCCCACGGCATGCCGGGCGCCCCGCGCATGTTCGCGGGCCTCACCGCCACACCCGACGGCTCCCTCCTCCTCTCGGCCAACGGGGAGGGAACGGTGGTACGGCTCACTCCCGCCGCACGCACCACGACGTGA
- a CDS encoding aromatic acid exporter family protein has translation MTQSAAAPHRTRAAEQGRAARAAQWFRRAASSDGHERHTLELIGKSTLAAAVAWVISYDVLNATSPAFAPFSAVLIMQVTVYQSVAQALRYVGAVTVGVAVQAALGLLAGPDLLSFVLVALAALAIGRWRPLGSQGSQVATAAFFAFSTFVSATSTSEGLTQLGQIILLVLVGCGVGVLVNLLVLPPLRYRSAEYGVHALARSLCDLISDIYPALREEEGLDKERTTHWRRRAASFGSIVSQAHSSVSTARESFYYNPRRLLRGRHGHHTTFDGYQAVIDALERVSYQVASMTRSLDQEQDERGGREHRRFFHAYGDFLASLAHITDLFGEIDEDHLKDQAQRLCASAGEAREVHEQLVRGAQDSSLRLSDPSCPYGVLLAEAARLMDEFQYTCDVLQQGVDRATGQEPST, from the coding sequence ATGACACAGTCAGCGGCGGCGCCGCACAGGACACGGGCGGCGGAGCAGGGACGGGCCGCTCGGGCGGCGCAGTGGTTTCGACGGGCGGCCTCGTCGGACGGTCACGAGCGGCACACCCTGGAGCTGATCGGTAAAAGTACTCTCGCGGCCGCCGTCGCCTGGGTGATCTCCTACGACGTGCTGAACGCCACCTCCCCTGCGTTCGCCCCCTTCTCAGCGGTCCTGATCATGCAGGTCACCGTCTACCAGTCGGTGGCGCAGGCACTGCGTTACGTCGGGGCGGTGACCGTCGGGGTGGCGGTGCAGGCCGCGCTCGGACTGCTGGCCGGGCCCGATCTGCTGTCGTTCGTCCTGGTGGCGCTGGCCGCTCTCGCCATCGGACGATGGCGCCCGCTGGGCTCCCAGGGCTCTCAGGTGGCGACCGCGGCCTTCTTCGCCTTCTCCACCTTCGTGTCGGCGACGAGTACGAGCGAGGGACTCACCCAGCTCGGTCAGATCATCCTGCTCGTCCTCGTCGGATGCGGGGTGGGCGTGCTCGTGAACCTCCTCGTCCTGCCGCCGCTGCGCTACCGCAGCGCCGAATACGGGGTGCACGCCCTCGCACGCTCGCTCTGCGACCTGATCAGCGACATCTACCCCGCTCTGCGGGAGGAGGAGGGGCTCGACAAGGAACGCACCACCCACTGGCGGCGGCGCGCCGCCTCCTTCGGGTCCATCGTCAGCCAGGCACACTCATCGGTGAGCACCGCACGGGAGAGCTTCTACTACAACCCCCGGCGGCTGCTCAGGGGCAGGCACGGGCACCACACCACCTTCGACGGGTACCAGGCCGTCATCGACGCGCTGGAGCGGGTCTCCTACCAAGTGGCGTCGATGACCCGCAGTCTGGACCAGGAGCAGGACGAGCGCGGCGGCAGGGAACACCGGCGCTTCTTCCATGCCTACGGTGACTTCCTCGCCTCACTCGCCCACATCACCGATCTGTTCGGGGAGATCGACGAGGACCACCTGAAGGACCAGGCCCAGCGACTGTGCGCGTCCGCGGGCGAGGCGAGGGAGGTCCATGAACAGCTGGTCAGGGGCGCGCAGGACAGCTCGCTCCGGCTCAGCGACCCGTCCTGCCCGTACGGCGTCCTGCTGGCGGAGGCGGCCCGGCTGATGGACGAGTTCCAGTACACGTGCGACGTCCTCCAGCAGGGGGTCGACCGCGCCACGGGCCAGGAGCCATCGACCTGA
- a CDS encoding TetR/AcrR family transcriptional regulator, whose product MVDTPAPTGPPVLPGARTGRDPERSIRRGPRRIPQELVAATQRERLLDGVSRTVAARGYAGARISDICRTAGVTRPVFYEQFTGKEDAVLAAYRLGVALVLQSMEYAYEQAGGGVRWPVAVRAGLEALLSILASNPSFAAMLVEVEGVGAAGRAERERLLGRFCTFFTDAPAGPAGAARGELVDALVGAVHSALYRRIAQGDTEGLPKLLPTLVCVVLSPFPAVVAESGEL is encoded by the coding sequence ATGGTCGACACCCCGGCACCCACCGGGCCCCCGGTGCTCCCCGGCGCCAGGACGGGACGCGATCCCGAACGGTCCATCCGTCGCGGACCTCGCCGTATACCGCAGGAGCTGGTCGCGGCGACCCAGCGTGAGCGGCTGCTGGACGGCGTCTCCCGGACGGTCGCGGCGCGGGGTTACGCCGGAGCGCGGATCAGTGACATCTGCCGCACCGCGGGGGTCACCCGGCCGGTCTTCTACGAGCAGTTCACCGGCAAGGAGGACGCGGTACTCGCCGCCTACCGGCTCGGCGTCGCCCTCGTGCTCCAGTCCATGGAGTACGCGTACGAACAGGCGGGCGGAGGCGTCCGCTGGCCCGTGGCCGTGCGGGCGGGCCTTGAGGCGCTGCTGTCGATCCTGGCCTCCAATCCGTCCTTCGCGGCGATGCTCGTCGAGGTGGAGGGGGTGGGCGCGGCCGGGCGCGCCGAGCGGGAGCGGTTGCTCGGCCGGTTCTGCACCTTCTTCACCGACGCTCCCGCGGGCCCTGCCGGAGCGGCGCGGGGGGAGCTGGTCGACGCGCTCGTGGGCGCGGTCCACTCGGCGCTGTACCGGCGGATCGCCCAGGGCGATACGGAAGGGCTGCCGAAGCTGCTGCCCACCCTGGTCTGCGTGGTGCTCTCCCCCTTTCCCGCGGTGGTAGCGGAATCCGGGGAGCTGTGA
- a CDS encoding SDR family NAD(P)-dependent oxidoreductase, with protein MSQQQVWFITGSSRGFGRALTAAALEAGDLVVATARRPEVIAEAFGEYGERVLPLALDVTDPDAAGEAVEAALARFGRVDVLVNNAGYANVSPIETTDDKDFRTQFETNFWGVYHVTRAALPTLRAQGHGTVVQFSSVGGRVGGSPGIASYQAAKFAVDGFSRVLAAETAPFGLRVMVVEPSGFATDWAGSSMTVQPVPEAYDETVGVLNRRVRQSEGGAAGDPRRAAEILVRTVKREKIPSHLLLGVNAVDMALDYSRRQLSEATAWEKVSRSADFAEPYPEGLPEEPMGRAEPKERRGPAEPVRPAEPTG; from the coding sequence ATGAGTCAACAACAGGTGTGGTTCATCACCGGTTCGTCGCGCGGCTTCGGCCGCGCCCTGACCGCCGCCGCTCTCGAAGCCGGCGATCTCGTCGTGGCCACCGCCCGCCGTCCCGAAGTCATCGCGGAGGCGTTCGGGGAGTACGGCGAGAGGGTCCTGCCTCTCGCCCTGGACGTCACGGACCCTGACGCGGCCGGTGAGGCGGTCGAGGCGGCGCTCGCCCGGTTCGGCCGCGTCGACGTGCTCGTGAACAACGCGGGGTACGCCAACGTGTCGCCGATCGAGACGACGGACGACAAGGACTTCCGCACCCAGTTCGAGACGAACTTCTGGGGTGTCTACCACGTCACCAGGGCCGCGCTGCCCACCCTCCGTGCGCAGGGCCATGGGACTGTCGTGCAGTTCTCCTCCGTGGGCGGCCGAGTCGGCGGATCGCCGGGTATCGCCTCCTACCAGGCGGCGAAGTTCGCGGTCGACGGGTTCAGTCGGGTCCTCGCTGCGGAGACCGCGCCCTTCGGGCTGCGGGTCATGGTCGTCGAACCGAGCGGTTTCGCCACCGACTGGGCCGGTTCTTCGATGACGGTCCAGCCGGTCCCCGAGGCGTACGACGAGACCGTGGGCGTGCTGAACCGGCGTGTGCGGCAGAGCGAAGGAGGAGCGGCCGGAGACCCTCGGCGCGCGGCCGAGATCCTCGTACGCACCGTCAAGCGCGAGAAGATCCCGAGCCATCTCCTGCTGGGCGTGAACGCGGTGGACATGGCGCTGGACTACTCGCGGCGGCAACTGTCTGAGGCGACCGCCTGGGAGAAGGTCAGCCGCTCGGCCGACTTCGCCGAACCGTACCCCGAGGGGCTTCCCGAAGAGCCCATGGGCCGCGCTGAGCCCAAGGAGCGCAGAGGGCCCGCGGAGCCAGTGCGGCCCGCGGAGCCCACGGGGTGA